GAGCGAGATTCTCATCCTGCAGGGCAACCTCACCGGCATCGCCCGTGCCGTGCTGCCGACCGGAACGAACGGATAGGCCGTGTCTGACACATGATGCCCAAATCCCGCCCGGCGACCTCCGGGCGGACGGCGCTCCTAGCCAGAAAGGGCCGAACCAGTGAGTGGAACTCGACGCCTGCTGTGCTGCTCAGCCAGGCGCCTTGACGCCGTCAGTGAGGAGGCGCAGCAGACGCCGAATCAGTAGCGCCAGGCCGCCGAGCGCGCGAAAAGGCCGCAGGCCCCGGGCTAGGCTCAGCCCACCGCCTGCTTCACGAGCGCGCTGATCCGCGCCTCCACCTCGGATGTCACCTCGGTCAGGGCGAAACCGGCCGCCCACATCGTGCCCTCGTCCAGCTTCGCCTGGTCGCTGAACCCGAGCGTCGCGTAGCGCGCCTTGAACTTCGCCGCGCTCTGGAAGAAGCAGACGACCTTGCCGTCCAGCGCGTAGGCGGGCATCCCGTACCAGAGCTTCGGCGCGAGCACCGGGGCGTCGGCTGTGATGACGGCATGGACGCGTTCGGCCATGATCCGGTCCGACTCCTGCATCTCGGCGATCTTCGCGAGCACGTCCCGCTCCGCCTCCGCGGCCTTGTCCGCGCGCGAGCCGCGGCGCGCTGCTGTCTTCAGCTCTTGGGCGTGGTCCTTCATCGCGGCCCGTTCCTCGACCGTGAATCC
This portion of the Streptomyces mirabilis genome encodes:
- a CDS encoding DUF1801 domain-containing protein yields the protein MTSTDSSTREGFTVEERAAMKDHAQELKTAARRGSRADKAAEAERDVLAKIAEMQESDRIMAERVHAVITADAPVLAPKLWYGMPAYALDGKVVCFFQSAAKFKARYATLGFSDQAKLDEGTMWAAGFALTEVTSEVEARISALVKQAVG